A region of Actinobacillus porcitonsillarum DNA encodes the following proteins:
- the cas3 gene encoding CRISPR-associated helicase Cas3', which translates to MIYYAHSVENQPESQWQTLSNHLSQVGEMAAGFAAVFGAQETARYTGQLHDLGKYTEAFDKRLHGGPSVDHATAGAKIAIERFGDKAGKLMAFCIAGHHAGLANGDGEGDNRRTLTQRLALSFGIDIPKLDPVWQQEITLPEKLPAPPLKADAHHKWFFYAFFTRMLYSCLVDADFLDTEAFYVSRSVEKNTIQRGGHPDLNALQQRFNVFIESFRRPTEQAATEAEQRRAELNRLRSNILDHAVAQAGEAPGLFTLTVPTGGGKTFTSMAFALEHAKRYGMRRVIYIIPFTSIIEQNAAEFRKAFGDLGEAAVLEHHSTFDDSKLKNQHSKDKLRQASENWDMPVVVTTAVQFFESLFADRSSRCRKLHNIAGSVIILDEAQMLPLNLLLPVMQAIKELARNYRCSVVMCTATQPAVQAEHGFYRGFENVREIAPNPTALFEQLRRTTVQHIGLQTDVDLLEKLGQHRQMLIIVNNRRHARSLYDSAKQLDGVFHLTTLMCAKHRSQMLETIRGRLKNGEPCRVIATSLIEAGVDVDFPLVMRAEAGLDSVAQAAGRCNREGKRLPEESFVWIFQPEAQWKAPAELGLLSGVMRSVVRQYASDLLSVEAIASYFSEVYQLKGAELDQRRILAMHHNAGSSLNFPFQTIAAKFRMIETHMQPLIIPFDDEAERLIDGLRHADQIGGLLRKLQYYTVQIPESVLDALLKAGRIEAINEHTFGKQFYSLIGLDLYDEVAGFSWEDSNFIHSENFVF; encoded by the coding sequence ATGATTTATTACGCCCATTCCGTTGAAAACCAACCCGAATCCCAATGGCAAACCTTAAGCAACCATCTTTCCCAAGTTGGCGAGATGGCGGCGGGATTTGCCGCTGTTTTTGGAGCGCAGGAAACCGCCCGATATACCGGGCAGCTGCACGATTTGGGCAAATATACGGAAGCGTTTGATAAACGGTTGCACGGAGGTCCTTCTGTTGACCACGCCACCGCAGGTGCGAAAATTGCGATAGAACGGTTCGGCGACAAGGCAGGTAAGTTGATGGCGTTCTGCATTGCTGGCCACCATGCCGGTTTGGCTAACGGCGATGGCGAGGGCGATAACCGCCGCACTTTGACGCAACGCCTTGCCTTGTCTTTCGGCATAGACATTCCCAAGCTTGATCCTGTTTGGCAGCAGGAAATCACCCTGCCGGAAAAGCTGCCCGCACCGCCCTTGAAGGCCGACGCTCATCACAAATGGTTTTTCTATGCCTTCTTTACCCGCATGCTGTATTCTTGCCTGGTGGATGCCGATTTTCTCGATACCGAGGCCTTTTATGTTTCCCGTTCCGTTGAAAAAAACACCATACAACGCGGCGGCCATCCCGATTTAAACGCCTTGCAACAGCGCTTCAACGTCTTTATCGAATCTTTCAGACGGCCTACCGAACAGGCGGCGACCGAAGCCGAACAACGCCGCGCCGAGCTTAACCGCCTGCGCAGCAACATTCTCGACCATGCCGTCGCCCAAGCCGGCGAGGCACCCGGCCTGTTTACCCTTACCGTGCCCACCGGTGGCGGCAAAACCTTCACTTCGATGGCATTTGCTTTGGAACACGCCAAGCGTTACGGTATGCGGCGCGTGATTTACATCATCCCCTTTACCAGCATCATCGAGCAAAACGCCGCCGAGTTTCGCAAGGCCTTCGGCGATTTGGGCGAAGCCGCCGTGTTGGAACACCACAGCACCTTCGACGACAGCAAGCTCAAAAACCAGCACAGCAAAGACAAGCTGCGTCAAGCCTCCGAAAACTGGGATATGCCCGTGGTGGTAACCACCGCCGTGCAGTTTTTCGAATCGCTGTTTGCCGACCGCTCCTCGCGCTGCCGCAAGCTGCACAATATCGCCGGCAGCGTGATTATCCTCGACGAAGCGCAAATGCTGCCGCTCAATCTGCTGCTGCCCGTGATGCAGGCCATCAAAGAGCTGGCGCGAAACTACCGTTGCAGCGTGGTAATGTGCACCGCCACCCAGCCCGCCGTACAGGCCGAACACGGCTTTTACCGCGGCTTTGAAAATGTGCGCGAAATCGCCCCGAATCCGACCGCACTTTTTGAGCAACTGCGCCGAACCACCGTGCAGCACATCGGCCTGCAAACCGATGTCGACCTGTTGGAAAAGCTCGGGCAACACCGGCAAATGCTCATCATCGTCAACAACCGCCGCCACGCCCGCAGCCTGTATGACAGCGCCAAACAGCTTGACGGCGTGTTCCACCTCACCACCCTGATGTGCGCCAAACACCGCAGCCAAATGCTGGAAACCATCCGAGGCCGTCTGAAAAACGGCGAACCCTGCCGCGTGATTGCCACTTCTTTAATCGAAGCGGGCGTCGATGTCGATTTCCCGCTGGTGATGCGCGCCGAAGCCGGGTTGGATTCCGTCGCCCAAGCCGCCGGACGCTGCAACCGCGAAGGCAAAAGGCTGCCTGAAGAGAGCTTTGTTTGGATATTCCAGCCCGAAGCGCAATGGAAAGCTCCTGCCGAACTCGGGCTGCTCTCCGGCGTGATGCGCTCCGTAGTGCGGCAGTATGCTAGCGATTTACTGTCTGTGGAGGCTATCGCCAGTTACTTTAGCGAAGTCTACCAACTCAAAGGCGCTGAGCTGGACCAGCGCCGAATTCTCGCCATGCACCACAACGCAGGCAGCAGTCTCAACTTCCCCTTCCAAACCATCGCGGCAAAGTTCCGCATGATCGAAACCCATATGCAGCCGCTCATCATCCCGTTCGACGATGAGGCAGAACGCCTGATCGACGGCCTGCGCCACGCCGACCAGATCGGCGGACTGTTGCGCAAACTCCAGTACTACACAGTGCAAATCCCCGAAAGTGTGCTAGACGCCTTGCTGAAAGCCGGACGCATTGAAGCCATCAACGAACACACTTTCGGCAAGCAGTTTTACAGCCTAATCGGGCTGGATTTGTATGATGAAGTGGCGGGGTTTTCTTGGGAGGATAGTAACTTTATTCATTCTGAGAATTTTGTTTTTTAA
- a CDS encoding SIR2 family protein, with translation MNEKINVIKVRDDYEPIKFEPIDGSEKFKVCENQKSSWTDGEFSSKDLRSRIEPWLTSLFQSEHLSLLIGSGLTHAVHYLAAGRGAAGMSALSLSNYEDEINNKAKESANKTGRKEGNLEDQLRVANELLRGLEILGDLKADSLRNELNKGMTNFSQSILNSENGIATASDEKREAAFNALVTFLMSFASRIGVRDRLNIFTTNYDRLIEAGAEIAGLHLLDRFLGNLMPIFRSSRLDLDMHYNPPGIRGEPRYLEGVARYTKLHGSVDWVQTDRDIRRIGLPFGATDITPFLQAPSLNGATANELMIYPNAAKDRETAGYPYVELFRDFASAVCRPNSVLVTYGYSFGDEHINRVIRDMLTIPSTHLVVISYDDPLGRIMQTYEEMGRPSQISLMIGAELADLTKLTQNYLPKAAIDKTTFRMSELLKQRMGAVQSEKEQINQEDNNDLV, from the coding sequence GTGAATGAAAAGATTAATGTTATTAAAGTTCGTGATGACTATGAACCAATAAAATTTGAGCCAATAGATGGCTCGGAAAAATTTAAAGTTTGTGAAAATCAAAAATCCTCATGGACTGATGGAGAGTTTAGCAGCAAAGATTTACGCAGCAGAATTGAGCCTTGGCTTACTTCACTTTTCCAATCTGAACATCTTTCCTTGCTCATAGGTTCAGGATTAACTCACGCAGTACACTACTTAGCAGCAGGAAGAGGTGCTGCAGGAATGTCTGCTTTGAGTTTAAGTAACTATGAAGATGAAATAAATAATAAAGCAAAAGAATCTGCAAACAAGACGGGTCGAAAAGAAGGTAATTTGGAAGATCAGCTTCGTGTTGCGAATGAATTACTGCGTGGATTGGAAATTTTAGGTGATTTAAAGGCTGATAGTTTACGTAATGAATTAAATAAAGGAATGACAAACTTTTCCCAATCAATTTTAAATAGTGAAAACGGTATTGCAACAGCTAGTGATGAAAAACGAGAAGCGGCGTTTAATGCCTTAGTTACTTTTCTGATGAGTTTTGCCAGCCGAATTGGTGTGCGCGATCGTTTAAATATTTTCACAACAAACTATGATCGTTTGATTGAAGCAGGAGCTGAAATTGCAGGTTTGCATTTATTAGATAGATTTCTGGGAAATCTTATGCCGATTTTCCGTTCTTCGCGTTTAGATCTAGATATGCACTACAACCCACCTGGAATACGAGGAGAGCCAAGATATTTGGAAGGTGTTGCTCGCTATACAAAATTACATGGTTCTGTAGATTGGGTGCAGACAGATCGAGATATACGTCGTATTGGGTTGCCATTTGGTGCAACTGATATTACTCCTTTCTTACAAGCTCCAAGTTTGAACGGTGCAACCGCTAATGAGTTAATGATTTATCCAAATGCGGCTAAAGATAGGGAAACAGCAGGTTATCCTTATGTGGAATTATTTCGAGATTTTGCATCTGCTGTTTGTCGTCCAAATAGTGTATTGGTAACTTATGGATACAGTTTTGGAGATGAACACATTAATCGGGTCATTCGCGATATGCTGACCATTCCTTCAACGCATTTAGTTGTCATTTCTTATGATGATCCACTTGGTCGTATTATGCAAACTTACGAAGAGATGGGAAGACCTTCTCAAATTAGTTTGATGATTGGAGCAGAATTGGCTGATTTAACTAAGCTGACACAAAATTATCTACCAAAGGCAGCGATTGATAAAACGACATTTCGAATGAGTGAATTGTTAAAGCAGCGTATGGGGGCAGTTCAATCAGAAAAAGAACAAATCAACCAAGAAGATAATAATGATTTGGTATAG
- a CDS encoding helicase HerA domain-containing protein has product MSLSPLAYTDSLRIGTIDFVSPDEIKVLLDIEAPDGVALNTGTPRPFPRINGYVLIPSDAGYLVAQVEWITIERSQYPKRKGVQDFGLMDLPYPLRKMSLNPLGCLFYADRSSDGKENYRFQRGVESYPTVGAPVLLPTQAQLKAIVESGDNRSVLIGHSPLAANAEVMIDPDRIFGRHLAVLGNTGSGKSCSVAGLIRWSLDAAKQNKGSDPNARFIVLDPNGEYANTFRDMGQVRVYAVEPIEEIEQLQIPLWFWNSAEWSAFTQASGKTQRPTLIQALRSVRDGALNTVATPSYEMRRYLRLELSNQVQRFFEVNFIRCFPT; this is encoded by the coding sequence ATGAGTTTATCACCTTTAGCTTATACTGATTCTTTGCGTATTGGTACGATTGATTTTGTATCACCTGATGAAATTAAAGTGCTGTTGGATATAGAAGCGCCTGATGGCGTTGCTCTCAATACTGGTACGCCTCGCCCCTTTCCTCGTATTAACGGTTATGTGCTTATTCCAAGTGACGCTGGTTACTTGGTTGCACAAGTAGAGTGGATTACGATTGAACGTTCTCAATATCCGAAGCGTAAAGGAGTGCAGGATTTTGGCTTAATGGACTTACCTTATCCATTAAGAAAAATGAGCTTAAATCCGTTGGGTTGTTTATTTTATGCGGATAGAAGTTCGGACGGCAAAGAAAATTATCGCTTTCAGCGAGGTGTTGAGAGTTATCCAACCGTTGGTGCGCCTGTATTGTTACCAACGCAGGCTCAACTTAAAGCCATTGTTGAATCGGGTGATAACCGTTCTGTTTTGATTGGTCATAGTCCATTGGCGGCTAATGCTGAGGTAATGATAGATCCAGACAGGATTTTTGGTCGTCATTTGGCGGTTTTAGGAAATACAGGTAGCGGAAAATCTTGCTCTGTTGCGGGGCTGATTCGTTGGTCTTTAGACGCAGCAAAACAAAATAAAGGTTCGGATCCCAATGCTCGTTTTATTGTGCTTGATCCGAATGGCGAATATGCGAATACTTTTCGAGATATGGGGCAAGTTCGGGTATATGCAGTTGAGCCAATTGAAGAAATTGAGCAATTGCAGATCCCTTTGTGGTTTTGGAATAGTGCTGAATGGAGTGCTTTTACTCAGGCAAGTGGTAAAACTCAGCGTCCAACATTAATTCAGGCTTTAAGATCGGTTCGTGATGGTGCATTAAATACAGTTGCTACACCTAGTTATGAGATGCGTCGTTATTTACGTCTTGAATTGTCAAACCAAGTGCAACGATTTTTTGAAGTAAACTTCATAAGGTGTTTTCCAACCTAA
- a CDS encoding IS30-like element ISApl1 family transposase, translating to MMSTSYRHLTINEREKIMILLAQGKKQAEIAKALGRSSSTISRELKRHALESYSATNAQNSYLKHRQNSKAQRKLEQPEYFNLVQEKFLTENWSPEQISARLKLEKSELSISYSTIYRGIYSGLFDIGERKASRKLRHKGKTRHTKNHHEKRGKIQISNHLNDRPISAQNRSRFGHWEADTVLGKAGGACLLTLTERKSRFELVKKIPAKKAEAVQKAMIELLDSHILRSITPDRGKEFAQHRLVTEALGVEFYFPEPHQPWTRGTNENTNGLLREYFPKHQDINQWSEVDIQQVINKLNLRPRKCLGWKTPYEVYFKKSLHLV from the coding sequence ATGATGAGTACTTCCTACCGACATCTTACAATAAACGAGCGAGAAAAGATAATGATTTTACTCGCACAGGGCAAAAAACAAGCAGAAATTGCCAAAGCACTGGGACGTAGCTCCAGCACCATTTCTCGCGAGCTGAAACGACACGCTCTAGAAAGCTACAGTGCAACGAACGCACAAAACAGCTATTTGAAGCATCGTCAAAATAGCAAAGCACAGCGCAAATTAGAGCAGCCTGAATATTTCAATTTGGTGCAAGAAAAGTTTCTGACAGAAAACTGGTCGCCCGAACAAATCAGCGCACGATTAAAATTGGAAAAATCTGAATTATCCATTAGTTATTCAACCATTTATCGTGGTATTTATTCAGGGTTGTTTGATATAGGCGAACGCAAAGCCAGTCGCAAACTGCGCCACAAAGGCAAAACACGGCATACAAAAAATCATCATGAAAAACGTGGCAAAATTCAGATATCCAACCATTTGAACGACCGTCCCATTTCGGCGCAAAATCGCAGTCGCTTTGGACATTGGGAAGCCGATACCGTACTGGGTAAAGCGGGTGGAGCTTGTTTGCTGACGCTGACGGAACGCAAAAGTCGTTTTGAGTTGGTGAAGAAAATTCCTGCCAAAAAAGCCGAAGCAGTCCAAAAAGCCATGATTGAATTGCTGGATTCACATATATTGCGGTCAATTACGCCAGACCGTGGTAAAGAATTTGCCCAACATCGTTTGGTAACAGAAGCACTGGGTGTAGAATTTTACTTCCCCGAGCCGCATCAACCGTGGACACGGGGAACGAATGAAAATACAAATGGGTTACTTCGTGAATACTTTCCGAAGCACCAAGACATCAATCAGTGGAGCGAAGTTGATATTCAACAGGTGATCAATAAACTGAATTTACGACCACGTAAATGTTTAGGTTGGAAAACACCTTATGAAGTTTACTTCAAAAAATCGTTGCACTTGGTTTGA
- a CDS encoding ATP-binding protein, with product MQTAHSTFGGSDNDILPIDADIPRPFTGEEFLRSVEANAELLNVSEYVETMLMRIRTLLSDSRMKIVSNHQEAFTLDEWLTHYIGGNQAENGLVTVIDLSLVPAEVIHLITAVIARMTLEALQRYRKLNQGKTLPTVLVMEEAHTFIKRYKDDVENQSSATICCQVFEKIAREGRKFGLGLVLSSQRPSELSPTVLSQCNSFLLHRISNDRDQELVHKLVPDNLHGLLRDLPSLPSRHAILLGWASELPILVKMRDLPEQHRPKSDDPDFWAVWSGQSEREVNWRAIADDWQQVNEADIDD from the coding sequence TTGCAAACAGCGCATTCCACATTTGGCGGGAGTGATAATGATATTTTACCTATTGATGCTGATATACCGCGTCCATTTACAGGAGAGGAATTCTTACGTAGTGTTGAAGCCAATGCTGAATTATTAAATGTTTCTGAATATGTAGAAACCATGCTTATGCGTATTCGTACATTGCTTTCAGATAGCCGCATGAAAATAGTTTCAAACCATCAAGAAGCATTTACATTAGATGAATGGCTAACCCATTATATTGGTGGAAACCAAGCAGAAAATGGTCTTGTTACCGTTATAGATCTTTCTTTGGTTCCTGCCGAAGTTATTCATTTGATTACAGCGGTGATTGCTCGTATGACCTTGGAGGCTTTACAACGTTACCGAAAACTCAATCAGGGGAAGACTCTACCAACGGTTTTGGTAATGGAAGAGGCTCATACATTTATTAAACGATATAAAGATGATGTAGAAAATCAAAGCTCAGCAACAATTTGTTGCCAAGTTTTTGAAAAGATTGCGAGAGAAGGTCGTAAATTCGGATTAGGTTTGGTTTTATCTTCGCAGCGCCCAAGTGAACTTTCCCCGACGGTACTTTCGCAGTGCAACAGCTTTCTTTTGCATAGGATTAGCAATGATAGGGATCAGGAATTGGTGCATAAGTTAGTACCTGATAATCTTCATGGCTTATTGCGTGATTTGCCTTCACTCCCTTCTCGCCATGCAATTTTATTAGGGTGGGCATCGGAATTACCTATTCTAGTAAAGATGAGAGATTTGCCGGAACAGCATAGACCGAAATCTGATGACCCAGACTTCTGGGCTGTATGGTCTGGGCAATCAGAACGAGAAGTTAATTGGAGAGCAATTGCAGATGATTGGCAGCAAGTTAATGAAGCAGATATTGATGATTAA
- the cas5c gene encoding type I-C CRISPR-associated protein Cas5c has product MPNKIRLHIWGDYACFTRPEMKVERVSYDVITPSAARGVLAAVHWKPAIRWVIDRIYVLKPIRFESVRRNELGGKISESKVSGAMRRKSVEDLYTLIDDDRQQRAATVLKDVGYVIEAHAVLTAKAGEGDTITKHIEMFKRRASKGQCFQQPCMGVREFPAHFAWVDDDGDFPASCLSENEANRDLGWMLHDIDFDHGNLPKFFRAEMKNGVIEVPPFYAEEVKA; this is encoded by the coding sequence ATGCCAAACAAAATACGCCTACACATTTGGGGCGATTACGCCTGTTTTACCCGTCCGGAAATGAAGGTGGAGCGGGTGTCTTACGATGTCATCACGCCGTCGGCGGCGCGCGGGGTGTTGGCGGCGGTGCATTGGAAGCCGGCGATCCGCTGGGTGATTGACCGCATTTATGTATTGAAGCCGATCCGTTTTGAATCGGTGCGGCGCAATGAGTTGGGCGGCAAGATTTCGGAGAGCAAGGTCAGCGGGGCGATGCGGCGCAAGAGCGTGGAGGATTTATATACGCTGATTGATGACGACCGCCAGCAACGCGCGGCGACGGTGCTGAAAGATGTGGGCTATGTGATTGAAGCCCATGCAGTGCTGACGGCAAAAGCGGGCGAGGGCGATACGATTACCAAGCATATCGAGATGTTTAAGCGGCGGGCGTCGAAGGGGCAATGTTTCCAGCAGCCGTGCATGGGCGTGCGCGAGTTTCCGGCGCATTTTGCTTGGGTGGATGATGACGGCGATTTTCCCGCATCATGCCTGTCTGAAAACGAAGCCAACCGCGATTTGGGCTGGATGCTGCACGATATTGATTTCGATCACGGCAATCTGCCGAAATTTTTCCGCGCGGAAATGAAAAACGGGGTAATCGAAGTGCCGCCGTTTTACGCCGAGGAGGTGAAAGCATGA
- the cas8c gene encoding type I-C CRISPR-associated protein Cas8c/Csd1 — MILASLARYYRRLATQNDDFGNPKVPPYGFSEEKIGWILVLDKEGRLQDAVPNLTADKKPQPKLMSVPRPEKRTSGVKPNFLWDKTAYALGVEANKDKAQAKTEPVVPSEKTFEAFRQYHLDLLQHEQDEGLQALYRFLQHWQPAQFADYPCLSETPDANVVFALDKPSALIHKREAAQTLWAGRLKSDEAEQGLCLVSGEEAPIARLHPAIKGVFGGQSSGGSIISFNKESFASFGKEQGANAPVSEVSAFAYTTALNYLLRRENGHCLTIGDASTVFWAEAADSETAAAAEDFFADIMTPPDDEQQSQKVFDILEQIAKGRPLQEIAPDLSPDTRFYILGLAPNAARISIRFWLDTTFGQLAANLAQHWQDLSLEPRPWKTAPSVWRLLLQTAVLGKSENISPVLAGEMMRAVIGGTLYPMSLLAQLIARIRADGDANGLRVAMIKAVLQRRFRKGLIHEEVSMSLNTESRNTAYLLGRLFAVLERIQYQALGELNAGIADRYYGSASAVPFSVFPRLLSGAKHHLSRLRKDKAGMAVNLDKDLGEIIAMLPETFPRHLSIDEQGRFAIGYYQQKQSYFAKKDPAVTQPHEGE; from the coding sequence ATGATTTTGGCTTCACTGGCGCGTTATTACCGCCGCTTGGCAACGCAAAACGATGATTTCGGCAACCCGAAAGTGCCGCCTTACGGCTTTAGCGAGGAAAAAATCGGCTGGATTTTGGTGTTGGATAAAGAAGGCCGTCTGCAAGACGCGGTGCCGAATTTAACGGCGGATAAAAAGCCGCAGCCGAAATTGATGAGTGTGCCGCGCCCTGAAAAGCGCACGTCGGGCGTCAAGCCGAATTTTCTATGGGACAAAACCGCTTATGCCTTGGGTGTGGAAGCCAATAAAGATAAGGCGCAGGCGAAAACAGAACCTGTGGTGCCGTCTGAAAAAACCTTCGAGGCGTTCCGGCAATATCATTTGGATTTGCTGCAACACGAACAAGACGAAGGTTTGCAGGCGCTCTACCGCTTTTTGCAACACTGGCAGCCTGCGCAGTTTGCCGATTATCCGTGCCTGTCTGAAACGCCGGACGCCAATGTGGTGTTCGCTTTGGATAAGCCTTCTGCCTTGATTCACAAGCGCGAAGCGGCGCAAACGCTGTGGGCAGGCCGTCTGAAAAGCGACGAGGCCGAGCAGGGCTTGTGTCTGGTCAGCGGCGAAGAAGCGCCGATTGCGCGGCTGCATCCGGCGATTAAGGGCGTGTTCGGCGGACAGAGTTCGGGCGGCTCGATTATTTCGTTCAATAAAGAATCCTTTGCTTCGTTCGGTAAAGAGCAAGGGGCGAATGCACCGGTGTCGGAAGTGTCGGCCTTTGCCTATACCACCGCGTTGAACTATCTGCTGCGCCGCGAAAACGGCCATTGCCTCACCATCGGCGATGCCAGCACGGTGTTTTGGGCGGAAGCTGCCGACAGCGAAACCGCCGCCGCGGCCGAAGATTTCTTTGCCGACATCATGACCCCGCCCGATGACGAGCAGCAAAGCCAAAAAGTATTCGATATTTTGGAGCAAATCGCCAAAGGCCGCCCTTTGCAGGAAATCGCGCCCGATCTGTCTCCCGATACCCGCTTTTATATCTTGGGCTTGGCGCCGAATGCGGCGCGGATTTCCATCCGCTTTTGGCTGGATACCACGTTCGGGCAGTTGGCGGCGAATCTGGCGCAGCATTGGCAGGATTTGTCTCTGGAGCCGCGGCCGTGGAAAACCGCACCGTCGGTATGGCGTTTGTTGCTTCAGACGGCCGTATTGGGCAAAAGCGAAAACATTTCCCCCGTTTTGGCAGGCGAGATGATGCGCGCCGTAATCGGCGGCACGTTGTATCCCATGAGCCTGCTGGCGCAGCTGATCGCCCGCATCCGTGCCGACGGCGATGCCAACGGCTTGCGCGTTGCCATGATTAAAGCCGTGTTACAGCGGCGTTTCAGAAAAGGTCTTATTCACGAGGAGGTTTCCATGAGTTTGAACACCGAAAGCCGAAATACGGCTTATCTGCTCGGGCGGCTGTTTGCTGTGCTCGAGCGTATCCAGTATCAGGCGCTGGGCGAATTGAATGCGGGCATTGCCGACCGCTATTACGGCTCCGCATCCGCCGTGCCGTTTTCCGTTTTTCCGCGTCTGTTGTCGGGCGCCAAGCACCATTTGTCGCGCCTGCGTAAAGACAAAGCTGGCATGGCGGTTAATCTCGACAAAGATTTGGGCGAGATTATCGCCATGCTGCCTGAAACTTTCCCGCGCCATTTGAGCATCGACGAACAAGGCCGCTTTGCCATCGGCTATTACCAACAAAAGCAAAGCTACTTCGCCAAAAAAGATCCCGCAGTTACCCAACCACATGAAGGAGAATGA
- the cas7c gene encoding type I-C CRISPR-associated protein Cas7/Csd2 produces MSIQNRYEFVYFFDVTNGNPNGDPDAGNMPRLDPESSKGLVTDVCLKRKIRNFVELANENQPGYEIYVKDKGVLNLQNKRAYEALGIESEAKKLPKDEAKARDITAWMCKNFFDIRTFGAVMTTEVNSGQVRGPVQLAFAQSIDPIVPLEISITRMAVTNEKDLEKERTMGRKYIVPYALYRVHGFISANLAAKTGFSDDDLAKLWEALKLMFEHDRSAARGEMAARKLIVFKHDSALGSLPAHKLFDAVKVERVGGESGTPASGFADYQIRVDSDGLNGVSVEELL; encoded by the coding sequence ATGTCCATCCAAAACCGCTATGAGTTCGTTTACTTTTTCGACGTAACCAACGGCAATCCCAACGGCGACCCCGACGCCGGCAATATGCCGCGCCTTGATCCCGAATCCAGCAAAGGCTTGGTTACCGACGTGTGCCTGAAGCGCAAAATCCGCAATTTTGTCGAACTCGCCAACGAAAACCAGCCGGGCTACGAAATCTACGTGAAAGACAAAGGCGTGCTGAACCTGCAAAACAAACGCGCCTATGAAGCCTTGGGCATCGAATCCGAAGCCAAAAAGCTGCCCAAAGACGAAGCTAAAGCCCGCGACATCACCGCTTGGATGTGCAAAAACTTCTTCGATATCCGCACTTTCGGCGCCGTGATGACTACCGAAGTCAACAGCGGCCAAGTGCGCGGCCCCGTGCAACTGGCGTTCGCCCAATCCATCGATCCTATCGTGCCGCTGGAAATCTCCATCACCCGCATGGCCGTAACCAACGAAAAAGACCTCGAAAAAGAGCGCACCATGGGGCGCAAATACATCGTCCCCTACGCCCTTTACCGCGTACACGGCTTTATCTCCGCCAACCTTGCCGCCAAAACCGGCTTTTCTGACGACGATTTGGCGAAATTATGGGAGGCATTGAAACTGATGTTCGAGCACGACCGCTCCGCCGCCCGCGGCGAAATGGCGGCACGCAAACTCATCGTGTTCAAACATGACAGCGCCCTCGGCAGCCTGCCCGCGCACAAACTGTTCGACGCCGTTAAAGTCGAGCGCGTGGGCGGCGAAAGCGGCACGCCGGCATCGGGTTTTGCCGATTATCAAATCCGTGTCGATTCAGACGGCCTCAACGGTGTGAGCGTGGAAGAATTGCTGTAA
- the cas4 gene encoding CRISPR-associated protein Cas4, with protein MPDVQNFAANPPLAGTEERGLPTVSLSALQHYAFCPRQCALIHNEQAWAENYLTAQGRSLHERVDSGEPETRKGVRFERSVHVSAQQLGISGIVDMVEHDLVSGSLKPVEYKRGKPKPEPFDEIQLCAQALCLEEMTGQTIAEGALWYMQTRHRVPVVFSDGLRAQTLAVIAQVRDLLASGQTPPPVYGKRCKACSLVEVCQPKLLEKDRSVGYVEGLFEG; from the coding sequence ATGCCCGATGTGCAAAATTTTGCAGCAAACCCACCGCTTGCAGGCACGGAGGAACGGGGTTTGCCCACCGTTTCCCTCTCTGCCCTGCAACACTACGCCTTCTGCCCGCGCCAATGCGCGTTGATTCACAACGAGCAGGCGTGGGCGGAGAACTATCTGACCGCGCAGGGGCGTTCGCTGCACGAGCGGGTGGATTCGGGCGAGCCGGAAACACGCAAAGGTGTGCGCTTCGAGCGCAGCGTGCATGTGTCGGCGCAGCAGCTGGGTATCAGCGGAATTGTCGATATGGTGGAACATGATTTGGTTTCAGGCAGCCTGAAGCCCGTTGAATACAAACGCGGCAAGCCCAAGCCCGAACCGTTCGACGAAATCCAGCTTTGCGCGCAGGCGCTGTGTTTGGAAGAGATGACCGGACAAACCATCGCCGAGGGCGCGCTGTGGTATATGCAAACCCGCCACCGCGTGCCGGTGGTGTTTTCAGACGGCCTTAGGGCGCAAACGCTGGCCGTTATCGCCCAAGTGCGCGACCTCTTGGCAAGCGGGCAAACCCCGCCGCCGGTGTACGGCAAACGCTGCAAAGCCTGTTCGCTGGTGGAGGTTTGCCAGCCGAAGTTGTTGGAGAAGGATAGGTCGGTGGGGTATGTGGAAGGGTTGTTCGAAGGGTAA